The following coding sequences lie in one Zingiber officinale cultivar Zhangliang chromosome 2B, Zo_v1.1, whole genome shotgun sequence genomic window:
- the LOC122046615 gene encoding uncharacterized protein LOC122046615: protein MDKSASHSSEPCTSTLTIRIAGPSSEIGEKSVPISPSISLSPHLNSPSPPSSAFVSALQSPYISPRALEPPNGNNSYSTTATMPSTTTSNSALHSDDIPSTSYTPPSESSDFVADQIEQKHKFSDAMLPRISFSFPVPRTSLTRGSVSPPSNLKLHGCDVYIGYNGNNHVLVRFCKWLKTELELQGIASFVADRAKYSDSQSHEIADRIICSASFGVIVVTPSSFLNRLSVEEIRFFAQKKNLISVLFDTELSEIVSLSNERLEGKESREALEGFTKCNEFKIETNGSNWRSCISKVVAILKSRLGRRSIAEVETETFEELPFPRNGHFVGREKEVAEIEAAFFGCVEAHEMECPKPSLTRGSSSDGFADEEIDTVRTSKKYISLEMRKSKEPTLEAWIEPVIELPSKGRSLQKQRSKHKKSRCGANKGHGNASVFCVNGSWGIGKTELALEFAYRYAQRYRMVLWIGGETKYLRQNILNLSLKLGLDLSAEAEKERGRIRSFDEQEFDAFLRVKRELFRDIPYLLVIDNLETEKEWWEGKDLHDLIPRNTGATHVIITTRLSKVMSFEPMQLPLLSLADSLLLLKGRRKKDYTSEDSQVLKKIVERMERLSFGMSVVGSLLSELPISPSELLETIDRISVNDGNEDGLWRSSSFLMKTLAFCFAVVDQAAGRSLASRMAQTGAWFASVPVSSTLLAAASNNLPTKGSFCQWGKDLTDVFLCGTRCCLATSQARKTEVDSAMLLVNLGLAKRSLRQPGCWIQLHPITQVFAKRKGGLPPAKAAVHGAMRAGNAAMNLDHLWASAFLVFGFKQEPPLVQLSALDMAFFIRKTALPLAIRSFMTFSRCNSTLELLKVCTNALEEAEKSFVSQIQDWHRGRLCWTKKLQFNQKVDEYVWQDVTLLKATLLETRAKLLLRGGHFDEGEELCRTCVSIRTVMLGHNHAQTLAAQETLAKLVRFRRKM, encoded by the coding sequence ATGGATAAATCAGCTTCTCATTCCTCGGAACCATGCACATCTACGCTGACCATTAGAATAGCAGGGCCTTCATCGGAGATCGGAGAGAAATCTGTCCCAATCTCTCCGTCCATCTCTCTCTCCCCGCACTTGAACTCACCTTCTCCGCCATCGTCTGCATTCGTTTCGGCTCTGCAATCTCCGTATATTTCTCCGAGAGCGTTGGAACCTCCAAATGGGAATAACAGCTACTCCACCACAGCTACGATGCCGTCGACGACCACATCAAACTCAGCTTTGCATTCCGATGACATCCCGAGCACTTCCTACACTCCTCCTTCGGAAAGTTCTGATTTTGTCGCAGACCAAATCGAGCAGAAGCATAAGTTTTCCGACGCCATGTTGCCTCGCATATCGTTCTCCTTCCCGGTTCCACGCACCTCGCTCACAAGAGGCTCGGTGTCTCCTCCTTCCAACCTGAAGCTCCATGGCTGTGATGTCTATATTGGTTACAACGGAAACAACCACGTACTCGTTCGCTTCTGTAAGTGGCTGAAGACCGAGCTTGAGCTCCAGGGAATAGCATCGTTTGTTGCTGACCGGGCAAAGTACTCGGATTCTCAGAGCCATGAAATCGCAGACCGGATAATATGCTCTGCTTCCTTCGGCGTCATCGTGGTGACTCCATCGAGCTTTCTAAATCGTCTCAGTGTCGAGGAAATCAGGTTCTTTGCTCAGAAGAAAAATTTGATTTCAGTTCTGTTCGACACCGAACTCTCTGAGATCGTTAGCCTTTCAAATGAGAGGTTGGAGGGTAAAGAAAGCAGAGAAGCATTGGAAGGTTTTACCAAGTGCAATGAGTTCAAGATTGAAACAAATGGTAGCAATTGGAGAAGCTGCATATCCAAGGTTGTGGCCATTCTAAAATCAAGGCTTGGAAGGAGGAGCATTGCAGAGGTAGAAACTGAAACTTTTGAAGAATTGCCCTTTCCTCGAAATGGCCATTTTGTGGGTAGAGAGAAGGAGGTGGCAGAGATTGAAGCTGCTTTCTTTGGGTGCGTCGAAGCTCATGAAATGGAATGCCCGAAGCCTTCCCTGACGAGGGGCAGCTCAAGTGATGGATTCGCCGACGAGGAGATTGATACAGTGAGAACAAGTAAAAAGTATATTAGTTTGGAGATGAGGAAGAGCAAAGAGCCTACTTTAGAGGCATGGATTGAACCAGTTATTGAACTaccaagcaaaggaagaagcctTCAGAAGCAGCGATCGAAGCACAAGAAATCGCGATGCGGTGCTAACAAAGGACATGGAAATGCTAGTGTGTTCTGTGTCAATGGGAGCTGGGGCATTGGTAAAACAGAGCTTGCCTTGGAATTTGCCTACAGGTATGCTCAGAGATACAGGATGGTGCTGTGGATCGGTGGTGAAACAAAGTACTTGAGGCAAAACATCTTGAACTTGTCTTTGAAATTAGGATTGGACCTCAGTGCAGAGGCAGAGAAGGAAAGAGGGAGGATAAGGAGCTTCGATGAACAAGAGTTCGACGCATTCCTGCGGGTAAAGAGGGAGCTCTTCAGAGATATCCCTTACTTGCTGGTTATCGACAATCTTGAGACGGAGAAAGAATGGTGGGAAGGCAAAGATTTGCATGATCTCATTCCAAGGAACACTGGCGCTACCCATGTCATCATTACCACTAGGCTATCCAAGGTCATGAGCTTCGAACCCATGCAACTTCCGCTGCTCTCACTCGCAGATTCGCTACTGCTCCTCaaagggaggaggaagaaggactaCACCAGTGAGGATAGTCAAGTGTTGAAGAAAATTgttgagagaatggagagatTGAGCTTCGGGATGTCTGTAGTCGGTTCACTTCTTTCAGAGCTTCCCATTTCACCGTCGGAACTTCTTGAAACAATCGATAGGATCTCAGTCAACGATGGCAATGAGGATGGTTTGTGGAGGAGCAGCAGTTTCTTGATGAAAACCCTGGCGTTCTGCTTCGCAGTGGTGGATCAAGCGGCGGGAAGAAGCCTTGCGTCGAGAATGGCCCAAACTGGTGCATGGTTTGCTTCCGTTCCAGTTTCTTCAACTCTGTTAGCGGCTGCCTCCAACAACCTGCCTACAAAAGGAAGCTTTTGTCAATGGGGGAAAGATCTTACTGACGTGTTCCTTTGCGGCACCAGGTGCTGTTTAGCAACAAGTCAAGCAAGAAAGACAGAAGTAGACTCTGCTATGCTGCTAGTAAATCTCGGCCTGGCAAAGAGAAGCTTGAGACAGCCAGGTTGCTGGATCCAACTCCATCCAATCACCCAAGTGTTTGCCAAAAGGAAAGGCGGGCTGCCGCCGGCGAAGGCTGCTGTGCACGGAGCCATGAGGGCTGGCAATGCTGCAATGAACTTGGATCATCTGTGGGCTTCAGCATTCCTAGTCTTCGGCTTCAAACAAGAGCCACCTCTCGTGCAGCTTAGTGCACTGGACATGGCCTTCTTTATCAGAAAGACTGCACTTCCTTTGGCAATCAGATCCTTCATGACGTTCTCAAGGTGCAATTCAACCCTGGAGCTGCTGAAGGTGTGCACGAACGCGCTCGAAGAAGCAGAGAAATCGTTCGTCTCTCAGATACAGGATTGGCACCGAGGCAGATTGTGCTGGACGAAGAAGCTTCAGTTCAACCAGAAGGTGGACGAGTATGTTTGGCAGGATGTGACATTGCTGAAAGCCACATTGCTCGAGACCAGAGCTAAGTTGCTTCTGAGAGGAGGGCACTTCGATGAAGGGGAAGAACTCTGTAGGACTTGTGTTAGTATTAGGACCGTGATGCTAGGCCATAACCATGCTCAGACCTTGGCTGCTCAGGAAACACTGGCTAAGTTGGTCAGATTCCGGCGAAAAATGTGA